From Desulfuromonadaceae bacterium, the proteins below share one genomic window:
- the cbiB gene encoding adenosylcobinamide-phosphate synthase CbiB produces MSWLVATAFGLDLLCGDPRKMPHPVVGIGKLIAFFDNKLNTGSAPALGGVQLVTGTLIITGLLAWLGLTLLGLLSTLLGWIAAAWLAYTTLALRELHRQSRTVVDCVEHGDLAAARTALSHIVGRDTAQLNEEQILTACIETVAENASDGVIAPLFYLFLGGPVLALLYKAINTMDSMVGYKNEKYREFGRCAARLDDLANWLPARLTGMLIVVAAATAGLNGGASFRCLLRDARKHASPNAGWPEAAAAGALGIQLGGAANYFGKKVDKATLGDPDQPVTVASYRGMVKLLYLAASYALAGGMVVQWLI; encoded by the coding sequence ATGAGTTGGTTGGTCGCCACCGCCTTCGGGCTTGATCTGCTCTGTGGCGACCCGCGCAAAATGCCACACCCGGTGGTCGGCATCGGCAAATTGATCGCTTTCTTCGACAATAAGCTGAACACCGGTTCGGCTCCCGCTTTGGGCGGTGTCCAGCTGGTGACCGGAACATTGATCATCACCGGTCTCCTCGCCTGGCTTGGGTTGACCCTCCTTGGCCTGCTCTCAACCCTGCTCGGCTGGATAGCAGCGGCGTGGTTGGCGTATACAACGTTGGCATTGCGTGAACTGCATCGCCAGAGTCGCACGGTGGTGGACTGTGTTGAGCACGGTGATCTTGCGGCAGCGCGTACGGCTCTTTCTCACATCGTCGGGCGTGACACCGCGCAACTGAATGAGGAACAAATCCTCACGGCGTGTATCGAAACCGTGGCGGAAAATGCCTCGGACGGCGTCATCGCCCCACTCTTCTATCTCTTTCTCGGTGGCCCGGTGCTGGCGCTCCTTTATAAAGCGATCAACACGATGGATTCGATGGTCGGTTACAAGAACGAAAAATACCGTGAGTTCGGACGCTGTGCGGCGCGGCTCGACGATCTGGCCAACTGGCTTCCCGCGCGATTGACGGGAATGTTGATCGTCGTGGCGGCAGCGACTGCCGGTCTGAATGGCGGGGCAAGTTTCCGCTGTCTGCTGCGTGATGCCCGCAAACACGCCAGCCCCAATGCCGGGTGGCCCGAAGCAGCGGCAGCGGGTGCCCTCGGGATTCAACTCGGGGGCGCAGCGAACTATTTCGGCAAGAAGGTTGACAAAGCCACTCTTGGCGACCCGGATCAACCGGTGACAGTGGCATCATATCGGGGCATGGTCAAGCTGCTTTACCTGGCCGCGAGCTACGCGTTGGCAGGAGGGATGGTGGTGCAATGGCTGATCTGA
- the cobD gene encoding threonine-phosphate decarboxylase CobD has product MADLTLPSHGGEALRVARESGIPLADVLDFSASINPLGMPAGVRPAALAALDECIHYPEAHGASLIEALADFHAVAAQRLLVGNGSTELIYLLSRVLRPRRAALVTPAFSEYAKALAQVDCPVDSIPLLADDDFQCDPERIVAALADDVDLVWLANPGNPSGALLDLDTIRRLLVLLPEGVRVVLDEAFIDFAPNASFVAQAAKYPQLMMLRSMTKFYAIPGLRVGYLLAAPELIATLRDAQPPWSLSTPALAAAKACLRDADYRLRTLAMMPQWREALAKGLTALGATVYPSAANYLLVRLPTAAPAASIVAARLRDQGILIRNCGNFYPLDERMVRVAVKTPEDNGRLVKALRNQL; this is encoded by the coding sequence ATGGCTGATCTGACTCTCCCCTCCCACGGTGGCGAGGCGTTGCGGGTGGCGCGTGAATCGGGCATTCCGCTCGCGGACGTTCTCGATTTCTCCGCCAGTATCAATCCTCTCGGAATGCCGGCGGGGGTGCGACCAGCGGCGCTGGCCGCGCTCGACGAATGCATTCATTATCCCGAGGCGCACGGGGCCTCGCTGATTGAGGCGCTGGCTGATTTTCACGCGGTGGCGGCGCAGCGGCTGCTGGTCGGCAACGGCTCGACGGAACTGATCTATCTGCTGTCCCGTGTCCTGCGCCCGCGCCGGGCGGCGCTCGTCACCCCGGCGTTCAGTGAATATGCCAAAGCCTTGGCGCAGGTCGACTGTCCGGTCGATTCGATCCCGCTCTTGGCTGATGATGATTTCCAGTGCGATCCAGAGCGGATCGTGGCGGCGTTGGCGGACGATGTTGACCTTGTGTGGCTGGCGAATCCCGGCAACCCGAGCGGCGCGTTGCTTGATCTTGATACGATCCGACGGCTGTTGGTGTTGCTGCCGGAGGGCGTCCGGGTGGTGCTCGACGAAGCGTTTATCGACTTTGCCCCGAACGCCTCATTTGTCGCTCAGGCCGCCAAATATCCGCAACTGATGATGCTGCGTTCGATGACCAAATTTTACGCCATCCCCGGCTTGCGGGTCGGCTATCTCCTTGCCGCGCCAGAGCTGATCGCGACCCTGCGTGACGCCCAGCCCCCCTGGAGTCTGTCGACTCCGGCGCTGGCGGCGGCGAAGGCCTGTTTGCGGGACGCTGATTATCGGCTACGCACGCTGGCGATGATGCCGCAGTGGCGGGAGGCCCTGGCAAAAGGGCTGACGGCACTGGGCGCGACGGTCTATCCGTCAGCAGCCAACTATCTGCTGGTGCGGCTGCCCACCGCTGCACCCGCCGCGTCCATCGTTGCCGCCCGCCTGCGCGACCAGGGGATCCTGATCCGCAACTGCGGAAATTTTTACCCCCTCGATGAACGGATGGTGCGCGTGGCGGTGAAAACGCCGGAGGACAATGGACGACTGGTTAAGGCGTTGCGGAATCAGCTTTGA
- a CDS encoding nucleotidyl transferase AbiEii/AbiGii toxin family protein, whose product MTQIRGANIAASVRRRLLDQARSKRVDFNLLLTRYGLERFLYRLGRSEYRERFVLKGAMLFPLWGVVSYRSTRDVDLLGYGDSEIEALVTVFRSICQTDVAEDGITFDTASVQAEDIRDQMEYGGTRLKLNADLAGARIHLQVDIGFGDVITPSADSAEYPTLLDHPAPHLRVYPRETVIAEKFQAMVHLGIANSRMKDFHDLWVLGSQFDFDGMTLATALARTFEQRNTPLPVELPLALTPEFFADVQKIRQWKAFLNRADLTVEVELAEVATFIAGFVMPPIEKSTHGEEFKGSWLAGGPWQEAKNNKPL is encoded by the coding sequence ATGACTCAAATTCGGGGAGCAAATATCGCAGCTTCGGTTCGTCGGCGATTGCTTGACCAGGCAAGATCAAAGCGGGTCGATTTCAATCTGCTGCTCACCCGTTACGGGCTGGAAAGGTTTCTCTATCGCCTGGGCCGCTCAGAATACCGGGAACGCTTTGTTCTGAAAGGTGCCATGCTTTTTCCGTTGTGGGGAGTTGTCAGTTACCGTTCGACACGGGACGTTGATCTGCTCGGTTATGGAGATAGTGAGATCGAAGCGCTGGTTACGGTATTTCGTTCAATCTGCCAAACAGATGTGGCCGAGGACGGGATCACTTTTGATACGGCCAGTGTCCAGGCTGAAGACATCAGGGACCAGATGGAATACGGCGGCACGAGGCTCAAACTCAATGCCGACCTTGCCGGTGCCCGCATTCATCTGCAAGTGGATATCGGTTTCGGCGACGTAATAACACCCTCAGCAGATTCTGCCGAATACCCGACGTTACTTGATCACCCTGCTCCGCATCTGCGGGTCTATCCTCGTGAAACGGTCATTGCTGAAAAATTCCAGGCAATGGTTCACCTGGGTATAGCCAACAGCCGCATGAAGGATTTTCATGATCTGTGGGTCCTCGGCAGTCAGTTCGATTTCGACGGCATGACGCTGGCGACGGCACTGGCGAGAACTTTTGAGCAGAGAAATACACCATTGCCGGTTGAACTGCCTCTGGCATTAACCCCGGAGTTCTTTGCTGACGTTCAGAAAATCAGGCAATGGAAAGCATTCCTCAATCGGGCTGATCTGACTGTAGAAGTGGAATTGGCAGAGGTTGCGACCTTTATTGCCGGTTTTGTTATGCCACCAATAGAAAAGAGCACGCACGGAGAAGAATTCAAAGGGTCATGGCTTGCTGGCGGACCTTGGCAGGAAGCCAAAAATAACAAACCGCTCTAA
- a CDS encoding type IV toxin-antitoxin system AbiEi family antitoxin domain-containing protein — protein MNLTAQQRLLDLFGRQSVVRSRDLEQHEIPRVEISRLCKRGVVQRVGRGIYRLTDAQVTEHQTLAEVCKAIPNGVVCLLSALRFHDLTTQAPFEIWMAIDVKAHLPKTTLPIKFVRFSGPALSEGVETHRIDGVEIKVYCLAKTVADCFKYRHKIGLDVALEALRESRKSGRCTIDDLWRYAKVCRVSNVMMPYIEVMAI, from the coding sequence ATGAATCTCACGGCACAGCAAAGACTCCTTGATCTATTCGGCAGGCAAAGCGTGGTCCGCTCCCGCGATCTTGAACAACATGAAATCCCTCGGGTTGAGATCAGCCGTCTGTGCAAGCGAGGTGTGGTTCAGCGCGTCGGGCGCGGGATCTATCGGCTGACAGATGCACAGGTAACAGAGCATCAGACCCTGGCCGAGGTTTGCAAAGCAATCCCTAACGGTGTGGTCTGCCTCCTTTCCGCACTTCGCTTTCACGATCTGACAACACAAGCACCATTCGAGATCTGGATGGCGATTGACGTCAAAGCTCATCTCCCCAAAACCACCCTGCCAATAAAATTTGTCAGATTTTCAGGACCTGCGCTCAGTGAGGGTGTAGAAACTCACCGGATTGATGGCGTGGAGATAAAAGTTTACTGCCTTGCGAAGACCGTCGCCGACTGTTTCAAATATCGTCATAAAATCGGGCTGGATGTTGCCCTGGAAGCACTTCGTGAAAGCCGGAAAAGTGGCCGGTGTACAATCGATGACCTCTGGCGTTACGCCAAGGTCTGCCGGGTGAGCAATGTCATGATGCCGTATATAGAGGTGATGGCCATATGA
- a CDS encoding helix-turn-helix domain-containing protein, with product MNKMKAKKKYSFEPDYAVAPGETLSEVMTSLDMNQKELARRLELTEQTLIRIFKGEQPISYTTANRLELVTRVPARFWNNLEAEYREQLAKTEERQRLVDSIKWLRTIPVKELIDRGCLESQPDKVSMLREVLKFYGVGTVKAWSKVWAVPAVAARRSPCFETRPGDASAWIRQGELQAHDIECQPFDKARFKLALQHIRELTRESAEVFEPEMKRLCAEAGVAVAPVREMKKVPWSGATKWLTPDKAMILLCLRGKGEDKFWFSFFHEAGHVLHDSKKDLLINDGSHDDPREERANQYAAEILIPAKYNVTIPTLGSRAEIIQLATELGIAPGIVAGRYQHLTGKWNFFKDLIRPLQWAENNEATDESKPSV from the coding sequence ATGAACAAAATGAAAGCAAAAAAGAAGTACTCGTTCGAACCTGATTACGCAGTAGCGCCTGGAGAAACACTCTCCGAGGTAATGACATCACTGGACATGAACCAGAAGGAACTCGCTCGGCGGCTTGAGCTGACCGAGCAGACCCTGATCCGTATTTTCAAGGGCGAGCAGCCGATCTCCTACACGACAGCCAATCGACTGGAATTGGTGACCAGGGTCCCGGCGCGATTCTGGAACAATCTTGAGGCGGAGTACCGGGAGCAACTTGCGAAGACAGAAGAACGGCAGCGTTTGGTAGACAGTATCAAATGGCTGAGAACGATTCCGGTCAAGGAGTTGATTGATCGCGGTTGCCTGGAATCTCAACCAGACAAGGTTTCTATGCTCCGGGAAGTCCTGAAATTCTACGGGGTCGGCACTGTCAAGGCGTGGTCCAAGGTCTGGGCCGTCCCTGCCGTTGCGGCACGCCGCTCGCCCTGTTTCGAAACTCGGCCAGGCGATGCTTCTGCCTGGATTCGGCAGGGGGAACTACAGGCCCATGACATTGAATGCCAACCCTTCGACAAAGCGCGGTTCAAGCTGGCCTTGCAGCATATCCGCGAGCTGACTCGCGAATCTGCGGAGGTTTTCGAGCCTGAGATGAAGCGACTGTGCGCGGAAGCCGGCGTTGCCGTTGCGCCGGTGCGCGAGATGAAAAAGGTGCCTTGGAGCGGAGCGACCAAGTGGCTGACACCAGACAAAGCGATGATCCTGCTGTGCCTGAGGGGGAAGGGGGAAGACAAGTTCTGGTTTTCTTTCTTCCACGAGGCCGGCCATGTGCTGCACGACAGCAAAAAGGATTTGCTGATCAATGACGGGAGCCATGACGATCCACGCGAAGAGCGAGCGAACCAATATGCTGCGGAGATCCTGATCCCGGCCAAATACAACGTGACCATCCCCACCCTGGGATCAAGGGCAGAAATTATCCAGCTCGCTACGGAACTCGGGATTGCTCCTGGAATCGTTGCCGGGCGTTACCAGCATCTTACGGGGAAGTGGAACTTTTTCAAGGACTTGATACGGCCACTGCAGTGGGCAGAAAACAATGAGGCGACTGATGAAAGCAAACCCTCTGTGTGA
- the gluQRS gene encoding tRNA glutamyl-Q(34) synthetase GluQRS yields the protein MTSARDPHPTVGRFAPSPSGPLHWGSLVAAVGSYCLARRGGGRWLVRIDDLDTPRVVTGAADEILRTLERLGMEWDGEIVWQSRRTGAYAAAVEELRAQGMVFACGCSRKEILASAPQASEEGPVYPGTCRAGLPPGHVERALRLRVTSSPVVFVDGVFGRCVQNLAAEVGDFVMRRADGIFSYQLACVVDDAAAGINQVVRGADLLGSTPRQIYLYKCLGLTPPAYLHLPLALAVNGEKLSKRHGDVADLALHSGGVLIRDTLLFLGQEPAPELTGASAAEVLAWGCANFQISTIPALARVWGVPPESAS from the coding sequence ATGACATCTGCCCGTGACCCACATCCGACAGTCGGGCGCTTCGCCCCCAGCCCCAGCGGACCCCTGCACTGGGGTTCGCTGGTGGCGGCGGTGGGGAGTTATTGTCTGGCGCGGCGCGGCGGCGGGCGCTGGCTGGTGCGGATCGACGACCTCGATACGCCGCGGGTGGTAACGGGGGCGGCGGACGAGATTTTGCGGACGCTGGAACGACTCGGCATGGAGTGGGACGGAGAAATCGTCTGGCAAAGTCGGCGGACGGGGGCGTATGCGGCGGCGGTGGAAGAGCTGCGTGCGCAGGGGATGGTTTTTGCTTGTGGCTGTTCACGCAAGGAAATCCTTGCCAGTGCGCCGCAAGCGAGTGAAGAAGGACCGGTCTACCCAGGGACATGCCGCGCCGGGCTGCCGCCGGGGCATGTGGAGCGGGCGTTGCGTCTGCGGGTTACGAGCAGCCCGGTGGTCTTTGTCGACGGGGTGTTCGGGCGTTGCGTTCAGAATCTGGCTGCGGAAGTGGGTGATTTTGTGATGCGTCGCGCAGACGGGATTTTTTCCTATCAGCTCGCCTGTGTGGTCGACGATGCCGCCGCCGGGATCAATCAAGTGGTGCGTGGCGCAGATCTGCTCGGTTCGACGCCCCGCCAGATTTATCTGTACAAATGTCTCGGCCTGACTCCCCCCGCCTATCTTCATCTGCCACTGGCGCTGGCAGTTAACGGCGAAAAACTCAGCAAACGTCATGGAGATGTTGCCGATCTGGCGCTGCACTCGGGAGGGGTGCTGATTCGCGACACACTTCTTTTCCTTGGCCAGGAACCGGCGCCAGAGCTAACCGGAGCATCCGCTGCCGAAGTGCTGGCGTGGGGCTGCGCCAACTTTCAAATTTCTACGATCCCTGCGCTGGCGCGGGTATGGGGAGTACCGCCGGAATCGGCATCATAA
- the rho gene encoding transcription termination factor Rho, whose protein sequence is MNLKELKEKKATELAELAISLKVEGTSGMRKQDLIFSILNASAKNGEISGEGVLEILPDGFGFLRAPDANYLPGPDDIYVSPSQIRRFNLRTGDTVSGQIRPPKEGERYFALLKVSEVNYEDPAVARRKTLFDNLTPLYPEERIILETTADNLSARVIDLATPVGKGQRALIVAPPRTGKTMLMQNIANSITANHPEIYLIVLLIDERPEEVTDMQRNVNGEVISSTFDEPASRHVQVAEMVIEKARRLVEHKRDVVILLDSITRLARAYNTVVPPSGKILSGGVDSNALHKPKRFFGAARNIEEGGSLTIIATALIDTGSKMDEVIFEEFKGTGNMELQLDRRLVDKRTFPAIDINKSGTRREELLLDQTSLQRIWLLRKILSSMNAVDGMEFLLDKLSETKSNQEFFDSMNQ, encoded by the coding sequence ATGAACCTGAAAGAACTGAAAGAGAAAAAAGCGACGGAACTGGCGGAACTGGCCATCAGCCTCAAGGTTGAGGGAACCTCGGGGATGCGCAAGCAGGATCTGATTTTTTCGATCCTCAACGCTTCGGCCAAGAACGGCGAAATTTCGGGTGAAGGAGTGCTGGAAATCCTCCCTGACGGTTTCGGCTTTTTACGCGCTCCCGATGCCAACTATCTCCCCGGTCCTGACGATATCTACGTCTCTCCGTCGCAGATTCGGCGTTTCAACCTGCGCACCGGCGATACGGTGTCCGGGCAAATCCGTCCGCCCAAGGAAGGGGAGCGTTACTTTGCCCTGCTCAAGGTGTCCGAGGTTAACTACGAGGACCCGGCGGTGGCACGACGCAAGACCCTGTTTGACAATCTGACGCCCCTTTATCCCGAAGAACGAATTATCCTCGAAACGACAGCCGACAATCTGTCCGCCCGGGTCATCGACCTGGCAACGCCGGTCGGCAAAGGGCAACGCGCGCTGATCGTTGCGCCACCACGCACCGGCAAGACGATGCTGATGCAGAACATTGCCAACTCGATAACCGCCAATCACCCTGAAATTTATCTGATCGTCCTGCTGATTGACGAGCGCCCGGAAGAAGTCACCGACATGCAGCGTAACGTCAACGGCGAAGTGATCTCCTCGACCTTTGACGAACCGGCTTCACGCCACGTCCAGGTGGCCGAGATGGTTATCGAAAAAGCGCGGCGGCTGGTCGAGCACAAGCGCGACGTGGTGATTCTGCTCGATTCCATCACGCGTCTGGCGCGGGCGTATAATACGGTCGTGCCCCCTTCCGGCAAGATTCTTTCCGGCGGGGTCGATTCAAATGCCCTGCACAAACCGAAGCGCTTTTTCGGTGCCGCGCGTAATATCGAAGAGGGGGGCAGCCTGACGATTATCGCGACGGCGCTGATCGATACCGGCAGCAAGATGGACGAAGTTATCTTTGAGGAATTCAAGGGCACCGGCAATATGGAATTGCAACTTGATCGGCGGCTGGTCGACAAGCGAACCTTCCCCGCGATCGACATCAATAAATCGGGGACCCGCCGTGAGGAACTCCTCCTCGATCAGACCTCCCTGCAACGGATCTGGTTGTTGCGTAAAATTCTTTCGTCGATGAACGCCGTTGACGGCATGGAGTTTCTGCTCGACAAGCTCTCTGAAACCAAAAGCAATCAGGAGTTTTTTGACTCGATGAATCAATAA
- the rpmE gene encoding 50S ribosomal protein L31 — protein MKPEIHPKYEEITVKCHCGETFTTRSTKMDGITTEVCSACHPFYTGKQKLLDTAGRIERFRKKYAKN, from the coding sequence ATGAAACCGGAAATTCACCCGAAATATGAGGAAATCACTGTCAAGTGTCACTGCGGTGAAACATTTACCACTCGTTCGACCAAGATGGATGGGATTACGACTGAAGTTTGTTCCGCCTGCCACCCGTTTTACACCGGCAAGCAAAAGTTGCTCGATACCGCTGGCCGGATCGAACGCTTCCGCAAGAAGTACGCAAAAAACTAG
- the thyX gene encoding FAD-dependent thymidylate synthase, protein MRVQLLTHTPDPEQVVAAAARLCYSASSIDQLLAKSRNDREVLLRKIVELGHLSVLEHATFSFGAEGISRACSHQLVRHRIASYSQQSQRYVAHQERFEAVTPETINARPELAERYHRLLDEIHTVYTELLAADIPAEDARFVLPNAAATKIVISMNGRELLHFFSLRCCRRAQWEIRALAIEMLRAVRPVAPLLFGQAGPGCLRGACPEGTMTCGEIGAVRQEFSKL, encoded by the coding sequence ATGCGTGTTCAGCTGCTGACCCATACCCCCGATCCGGAACAGGTGGTTGCCGCCGCCGCACGGCTGTGTTATTCTGCCTCCTCCATCGATCAATTGCTCGCCAAAAGTCGCAACGACCGCGAAGTTCTGTTACGCAAGATTGTTGAGCTCGGGCATCTTTCGGTTCTTGAACACGCGACGTTTTCCTTCGGGGCCGAAGGGATCAGTCGTGCCTGCTCCCACCAGTTGGTTCGCCACCGGATTGCCTCATATTCCCAGCAGAGTCAGCGTTACGTTGCCCACCAGGAGCGCTTTGAGGCCGTCACCCCGGAGACCATCAATGCCCGGCCAGAACTGGCGGAGCGTTATCACCGGCTGCTCGACGAGATCCACACGGTTTACACGGAACTGCTGGCGGCGGATATCCCGGCGGAGGATGCCCGTTTTGTGTTGCCAAATGCGGCTGCGACCAAGATCGTGATCAGCATGAATGGTCGCGAACTGCTGCATTTTTTCTCGCTTCGTTGTTGTCGCCGGGCACAGTGGGAGATTCGTGCACTGGCGATTGAGATGTTGCGAGCGGTCCGTCCGGTCGCGCCGTTGCTTTTCGGCCAGGCGGGACCAGGTTGCTTGCGTGGTGCCTGTCCCGAAGGGACGATGACTTGCGGTGAAATCGGTGCCGTACGCCAGGAATTTTCGAAACTCTAA
- the prfA gene encoding peptide chain release factor 1, which yields MFTKLEEVVDRFREVEGLLSDPTAVANQQKFRELTREHANLAEMVEVYARYRKVCADIDGNRELLKESDAEMRELAQLELPGLEARKAELEEHLKLLLLPTDPNDEKNIILEIRAGTGGEEAALFAADLFRMYSRYAETRRWKVEILSTSEADAGGYKEVIAMISGVRVYSRLKYESGTHRVQRVPETETQGRIHTSACTVAVLPEAEDVDVDIEMTDLRIDVFRSSGSGGQHVNKTESAIRITHLPSGLVVSCQDGKSQHKNKAQALKVLKSRLFEQMQAEQDAATAADRKSQVGSGDRSERIRTYNFPQGRCTDHRIGLTLYKLDQIMQGSLGEVLDALATHYQAAALSRQQGE from the coding sequence ATGTTTACCAAACTGGAAGAAGTCGTTGATCGGTTCCGTGAAGTGGAGGGGCTGTTGTCTGATCCGACGGCGGTCGCCAATCAGCAGAAATTTCGCGAACTGACCAGGGAACACGCCAATCTGGCGGAAATGGTCGAGGTCTACGCCCGTTACCGCAAGGTTTGTGCTGATATCGATGGCAACCGTGAACTGCTCAAAGAGAGCGACGCCGAGATGCGCGAGCTGGCGCAACTGGAACTGCCGGGGCTGGAGGCACGCAAGGCGGAGCTCGAAGAACACCTCAAATTGCTCCTTTTGCCGACCGATCCCAACGACGAAAAGAATATTATCCTCGAAATCCGTGCGGGCACCGGCGGTGAAGAAGCGGCCCTTTTTGCAGCGGATCTGTTTCGCATGTATTCGCGCTACGCTGAGACCCGGCGCTGGAAAGTCGAGATCTTAAGTACCTCCGAGGCCGATGCCGGCGGATACAAGGAAGTGATCGCGATGATCAGCGGGGTGCGGGTCTACTCACGCCTGAAATACGAAAGCGGAACCCATCGGGTGCAGCGGGTTCCCGAGACCGAAACCCAGGGGCGCATTCACACCTCTGCCTGTACCGTGGCGGTCTTGCCGGAAGCCGAAGATGTTGATGTCGACATTGAAATGACAGACTTGCGGATTGATGTTTTCCGTTCCTCCGGGTCGGGGGGGCAGCACGTCAACAAGACCGAGTCGGCGATTCGGATTACCCATCTGCCGTCCGGGCTGGTGGTTAGTTGTCAGGATGGGAAGTCACAGCACAAAAACAAGGCTCAAGCGCTTAAAGTGCTGAAATCACGGCTCTTCGAGCAGATGCAGGCGGAGCAGGATGCAGCGACTGCGGCAGATCGCAAAAGTCAGGTCGGCAGTGGCGACCGCAGCGAGCGCATCCGGACCTACAATTTCCCGCAGGGGCGATGTACCGATCATCGCATCGGTTTGACGCTCTACAAGCTTGACCAGATCATGCAGGGCAGCCTTGGTGAAGTCCTCGATGCGCTGGCGACACATTATCAAGCCGCAGCATTGAGTCGCCAGCAGGGGGAGTAG
- the prmC gene encoding peptide chain release factor N(5)-glutamine methyltransferase: MVETWTLLNLLKSTASYLDGRGIAGGRRDAELLLGQVLKLDRVGLYLNFERPVTVAELDTYRELVRRRAAREPLQYILGETEFWSLPLRVTPAVLVPRSDTEVLVEEALQRLPASGNCLDIGTGSGAIAIALAHERPAASFTAIDIDPAALAVARDNAERHAVSGRIAFAEGDLFQLAAGCFDLIVSNPPYIRCGDLAGLMPEVRDFEPRRALDGGEDGLDAYRALTRQAPARLNFGGWLLVEIGIDQAAAVRELFTAAGFTDIFMRADYAGIDRVIGGRVGSDRGTEISGCCLD, encoded by the coding sequence TTGGTCGAAACCTGGACGCTTTTGAATCTGCTGAAATCGACCGCGAGCTATCTGGACGGGCGCGGCATTGCCGGGGGACGTCGCGACGCCGAACTTTTACTGGGTCAGGTGCTGAAGCTTGATCGGGTTGGCCTCTATCTCAATTTTGAACGACCGGTAACGGTGGCGGAACTTGATACTTACCGGGAACTGGTGCGCCGCCGCGCGGCGCGCGAGCCATTACAGTATATCCTTGGTGAAACGGAGTTCTGGTCGTTGCCGTTGCGGGTGACCCCGGCGGTGCTGGTTCCGCGCAGCGACACCGAGGTGTTAGTAGAAGAAGCGTTGCAGCGTTTGCCGGCCAGCGGGAACTGCCTTGATATCGGCACCGGCAGCGGTGCGATTGCGATTGCGCTTGCCCATGAACGTCCCGCAGCGTCCTTCACTGCGATCGATATTGATCCGGCGGCACTCGCTGTCGCGCGGGACAATGCGGAACGGCATGCGGTCAGCGGGCGGATCGCGTTTGCCGAAGGGGATTTATTTCAACTCGCGGCAGGATGCTTCGATCTGATCGTTTCCAATCCGCCCTATATCCGCTGTGGCGATCTGGCCGGTTTAATGCCGGAGGTGCGTGATTTTGAGCCCCGCCGGGCTCTCGACGGGGGCGAGGATGGTTTGGATGCGTATCGGGCGTTGACCCGTCAGGCCCCTGCCCGGCTCAACTTTGGCGGCTGGCTGCTGGTCGAGATCGGGATTGATCAGGCCGCGGCAGTACGCGAACTGTTCACCGCCGCCGGTTTTACCGATATTTTTATGCGTGCTGATTATGCCGGGATTGACCGGGTCATAGGTGGCCGGGTGGGGAGTGATCGCGGTACTGAAATTTCAGGATGTTGTCTTGACTAG